Proteins co-encoded in one Armatimonadota bacterium genomic window:
- a CDS encoding transglycosylase SLT domain-containing protein, which produces MTLRGTPGAGVLALVVLVGLVTPARAAGLDPVAGRPAPTAHVAALQEGARLFRAGRLDAAEGAVTRALRARPADPHGWLWLGAIRYHRGDMQGAVQAFDYVTRRQPRDAAALLWLGYAQLQAGRPQVAQIAFRRVLLLPASPAVHDMARQALRAISPLPQAAMRGPVVRWVTEAATYQAFARHYNPRLGLEEARRIGEALLGYSRVFNIDPRLVVALVAVESGFQVRARSRAGAIGLGQLMPETARALGVDPDDPVQNLYGTIRYLRGNLDRFGWENLHLALAAYNAGRGAVERYQGIPPYDETRWYVFNVASLYRRLLAL; this is translated from the coding sequence ATGACGCTCCGCGGGACACCGGGCGCGGGGGTCCTCGCGCTGGTCGTCCTCGTCGGGCTGGTGACCCCGGCGCGTGCCGCCGGCCTCGACCCCGTCGCCGGACGACCCGCGCCGACAGCGCACGTTGCTGCGCTGCAGGAGGGCGCGCGCCTGTTTCGCGCGGGCCGTCTGGATGCCGCCGAGGGTGCGGTGACCCGCGCACTGCGGGCGCGGCCCGCGGACCCGCACGGGTGGTTGTGGCTTGGCGCGATCCGGTACCATCGGGGCGACATGCAGGGGGCAGTCCAGGCGTTCGACTACGTGACGCGACGGCAGCCGCGCGATGCAGCGGCGCTGCTGTGGCTCGGCTACGCGCAGCTGCAGGCCGGTCGGCCCCAGGTCGCCCAGATCGCGTTCCGCCGGGTACTGCTGCTGCCCGCCAGCCCGGCGGTCCACGACATGGCCCGGCAGGCCCTGCGTGCCATCAGCCCGCTGCCGCAGGCAGCGATGCGCGGCCCCGTCGTCCGATGGGTGACCGAGGCCGCGACGTACCAGGCGTTCGCGCGCCACTACAACCCCCGTCTGGGGCTGGAGGAGGCGCGCCGCATCGGCGAGGCGCTGCTGGGCTACAGCCGGGTGTTCAACATCGACCCGCGGCTGGTGGTGGCGCTGGTGGCGGTGGAGTCGGGGTTTCAGGTGCGGGCGCGGTCCCGTGCCGGCGCCATCGGGCTGGGCCAGCTCATGCCCGAGACGGCGCGGGCGCTCGGCGTCGACCCCGATGATCCCGTGCAGAACCTGTACGGGACGATTCGCTACCTGCGCGGCAACCTCGACCGCTTCGGGTGGGAGAATCTGCACCTGGCGCTTGCCGCGTACAACGCGGGGCGCGGCGCGGTCGAGCGTTACCAGGGCATTCCGCCCTACGACGAGACCCGCTGGTACGTCTTCAACGTCGCGAGCCTCTACCGGCGCTTGCTCGCCCTCTGA
- a CDS encoding roadblock/LC7 domain-containing protein has translation MGTRLRGILQELVGDDTRAAAVLSMDGDVVEAVTKGGAADLTRVSADLAALVKVGAYCIRKLDGGELDFITLTTDSLSVLVVAMGQQHYLATVLDAGGNVARARLQIRRRKAEITEQLA, from the coding sequence ATGGGCACGAGGCTGCGCGGGATCCTGCAGGAGCTGGTCGGCGACGATACGCGAGCAGCCGCAGTGCTCAGCATGGACGGCGACGTCGTCGAGGCGGTGACCAAGGGCGGCGCCGCCGACCTGACGCGGGTCAGCGCGGACCTGGCGGCGCTGGTGAAGGTGGGGGCCTACTGCATCCGCAAGCTGGACGGCGGCGAACTCGACTTCATCACGCTCACCACCGACAGCCTGTCGGTGCTCGTGGTGGCCATGGGGCAGCAGCACTACCTCGCCACGGTGCTGGACGCGGGCGGCAACGTCGCGCGCGCACGGTTGCAGATCCGCCGGCGCAAGGCCGAGATCACGGAGCAGCTGGCATGA